The proteins below are encoded in one region of Paraburkholderia phenazinium:
- a CDS encoding transcriptional regulator codes for MDMSTVPPVLEATLPDKWIDSDSSLFRENFERKSFEVAHHLAGHPLFQLPQLMGLAERTLKTRPFDLYYDMGNVAPGQKWRDTNRAFSPLNALTQLEESDAWFIFRSAQRDPLYTELYRQAMEEVKDLVGRHIEPQISREDIIIFVTSPKRVTAYHIDRECNFILQLQGEKDLYVFDRQDRQILPEEEIEEFWAVDNNAPNYRPELQDRARLYKLAPGNGVHVPVNCPHWLKNADNISVTLSVNFQFIDSVRADIYRANHHLRKLGINPTPPGQSPVKDRAKAMAFGTAKAVREAARSALRRGG; via the coding sequence ATGGACATGTCCACGGTTCCCCCAGTACTTGAAGCGACATTGCCTGACAAATGGATCGACTCGGACTCTTCGCTGTTCCGCGAGAATTTCGAGCGGAAGAGCTTCGAGGTCGCCCACCATCTGGCGGGCCATCCGCTGTTTCAACTCCCTCAATTGATGGGCCTGGCGGAGCGAACCCTAAAGACGCGCCCATTTGATCTCTACTACGACATGGGCAACGTCGCACCTGGTCAAAAATGGCGCGATACGAATCGCGCGTTCTCACCACTGAACGCGCTAACCCAGCTGGAAGAGTCAGACGCCTGGTTCATTTTCAGAAGTGCGCAACGAGATCCGCTCTATACCGAGCTGTACAGACAAGCGATGGAAGAGGTCAAGGATCTGGTCGGACGCCACATCGAACCCCAGATCAGCAGGGAAGACATCATCATCTTCGTGACGTCGCCGAAGCGGGTGACGGCCTATCACATCGATCGTGAATGCAATTTCATTCTTCAGCTCCAAGGGGAAAAGGATCTGTACGTCTTCGATCGTCAAGACCGGCAAATTCTTCCAGAGGAGGAAATCGAGGAATTCTGGGCGGTGGACAACAACGCGCCGAACTACAGACCCGAACTGCAGGACCGCGCGCGCCTGTACAAACTGGCTCCCGGAAATGGCGTTCACGTTCCTGTCAACTGTCCCCACTGGTTGAAGAACGCCGACAACATCTCTGTGACTTTGAGCGTGAACTTCCAGTTTATCGACTCCGTGCGAGCGGATATCTATCGGGCCAACCATCACCTCAGGAAGCTTGGAATCAATCCCACTCCACCCGGACAAAGCCCGGTGAAGGATCGCGCCAAGGCTATGGCGTTTGGGACAGCGAAGGCCGTTCGCGAAGCTGCCAGGTCGGCTTTGCGCAGAGGCGGTTAG
- a CDS encoding SGNH/GDSL hydrolase family protein yields MSRLRRVLLAAFLGALTVAGLIFVTLAMPYLFRRPPTALAAGLPMPSDRIRLAVLGDSDSQSYHDTRMLGDPNMRGGPRRATTWQWTEVLARLRGNQIDLGDWGTWGTGKYRAYFDEAFGALARAPRKDDYRYNFAVSGATCNQLMGHPLRETPRLVDLMDTEPQAWRGGIVLIRIGINDLGAQDILDELSRDPNASRPGAAINACIGAIAESVALIRRKHPDTNIVLVGVLSNADWSIKFDNWQSAGQIANIDAGLDRFDNGLRKLAAADRHVHFLDDRAWFRSLWGTRDDQGRPLYKTVHLSPGWAITNASGDDPHNAVLADGHAGVVWNTLWTQHLVTSLNTAFGLHLKPVTDAEVFGFLQPSFTASTRADAPLLTPLTK; encoded by the coding sequence ATGTCCCGTTTGCGTAGAGTGCTATTGGCAGCGTTTCTGGGTGCACTGACCGTGGCCGGCCTGATCTTTGTCACGCTCGCCATGCCTTACCTGTTCCGCCGGCCGCCCACCGCCCTTGCTGCCGGCTTGCCGATGCCGTCTGACAGGATACGACTTGCAGTGCTCGGCGATTCCGATAGCCAGTCCTACCATGACACGCGGATGTTGGGAGACCCGAACATGCGAGGCGGCCCCCGGCGCGCAACCACCTGGCAGTGGACCGAAGTCCTCGCCCGGCTGCGGGGCAACCAGATCGACCTCGGCGACTGGGGGACGTGGGGCACCGGCAAGTATCGCGCCTATTTCGACGAGGCTTTCGGTGCTCTCGCCCGGGCGCCTCGCAAGGACGACTATCGCTACAATTTTGCCGTCAGCGGCGCTACCTGCAATCAACTGATGGGCCATCCGTTGCGCGAGACGCCCCGCCTCGTCGACCTGATGGACACCGAGCCACAAGCCTGGCGAGGCGGCATCGTGCTGATCCGGATTGGCATCAACGATCTCGGTGCGCAAGACATCCTCGACGAGCTCTCCCGTGATCCGAATGCTTCGCGCCCCGGGGCCGCGATCAACGCCTGCATTGGCGCAATCGCCGAGAGCGTCGCTCTGATCCGCAGAAAACACCCGGATACGAATATCGTGCTGGTGGGTGTGCTCAGCAATGCGGACTGGTCGATCAAGTTCGACAATTGGCAATCGGCCGGACAGATAGCCAATATCGACGCAGGCCTTGATCGCTTCGACAACGGCTTGCGCAAGTTGGCCGCGGCGGATCGACATGTCCACTTTCTCGATGATCGCGCCTGGTTCAGGAGTCTGTGGGGCACCCGCGACGACCAGGGCCGTCCGCTGTACAAGACCGTGCATCTGTCGCCTGGCTGGGCAATCACCAATGCATCCGGCGATGATCCGCACAACGCTGTCCTTGCCGACGGACATGCCGGCGTAGTCTGGAATACCCTCTGGACGCAACACCTTGTCACTTCCCTGAACACTGCGTTCGGATTGCATCTCAAACCGGTCACGGATGCCGAGGTGTTCGGCTTTCTGCAGCCGAGCTTCACTGCAAGCACGCGCGCAGACGCGCCACTACTCACACCTTTAACCAAATAG
- a CDS encoding condensation domain-containing protein → MNGIALRIAETDESEASFALFPATACQVRFWHEQNASPKASALNIAFRLQLSGPLNAARIERVLSELVARHEILRTGFLMTGAGLQQQVWSFAPFQLEVVDLAGFDEKAALAEDERVGRQQARTPFALSSPSFFRAVWLPRSNTQGELQLTFHSLVMDGWSFAILTRELVEGLAALHAGHDAEFPEVDLHHGDYALWKEAFLTSGALDRARTHWRQELQGFSRFDVPGDRPRPQERRFQGVIRSILLPAALSDRLIAAAKAQGVTLFSVAAAGLAMALQTAAGQTRVAISTQMSVRDQQELEGVVGPLINTVILRLDVPEGSTVASIIAQCGAKLSDAIEHLHLPFEEMMQMAGEVSGVDRPPLCSVNFALQQSFVGMGDEVRRQDFAATTSPSFNAGALYDLNFFMVRRPDGWRISCEGDTDLYDVETIDRHLAKWREVLETVEIVTQRSPAPAPAKETVKLTAGVGASGFMSQAEIEAKVRNIVRFNENAPGTPIIVLNNTAVFYELARQIGTDRPIIDIPMVPEGPPREFPPRAFQDIAADAVRLIRLARPTGPYILMGHCVLGSLSLEAAHQLRREGETVELVVLNDSWCPGYRESMPWYDQKLRKMQVRADNIPRDFRKAMRGETSMVTFLKQYRIVRWLGIADLALRLGLIKGNASEHMVSENRWYIEYLLAQQARYRPAPYDGDVQIFRSGQVLKGRLFAWDLGWQPVVGNRLVVTEVPGMHDQIFRPAGSAVIGKQLRERLGGIGANRVAASSGEQDAPAALLSRAEA, encoded by the coding sequence ATGAACGGGATAGCCTTAAGGATCGCCGAGACCGACGAGAGCGAAGCCAGCTTCGCCTTGTTCCCGGCGACCGCCTGCCAGGTGCGGTTCTGGCATGAACAGAACGCATCGCCGAAGGCGTCCGCGCTCAATATCGCCTTCCGGCTGCAGTTGTCCGGGCCGCTGAATGCCGCGAGGATCGAACGCGTACTCAGCGAACTGGTTGCACGGCACGAGATATTACGCACTGGCTTCCTGATGACGGGTGCGGGGCTGCAGCAGCAGGTCTGGAGCTTCGCGCCCTTCCAGCTCGAAGTGGTCGACCTTGCCGGTTTCGACGAGAAGGCTGCTCTTGCCGAGGACGAACGTGTCGGCAGACAGCAGGCTCGCACGCCTTTCGCATTGTCGTCCCCCTCCTTCTTCCGCGCCGTGTGGTTGCCACGGTCGAACACGCAGGGCGAATTGCAGCTGACCTTCCACTCGCTTGTGATGGACGGCTGGTCCTTCGCAATCCTCACGCGCGAGCTAGTGGAAGGCCTTGCCGCATTGCATGCCGGCCATGACGCCGAATTTCCCGAAGTCGACCTTCATCATGGCGACTACGCGTTGTGGAAGGAAGCGTTCCTGACCAGCGGCGCGCTCGATCGCGCCCGCACCCATTGGCGTCAGGAGCTTCAGGGTTTCAGCCGCTTCGACGTTCCTGGCGATCGTCCCCGGCCGCAGGAGCGGCGCTTCCAGGGCGTCATTCGCTCCATTCTGTTGCCCGCTGCGCTGAGCGATCGCCTGATAGCGGCCGCCAAGGCCCAGGGCGTGACGCTGTTCAGCGTGGCGGCTGCGGGCCTCGCGATGGCGCTGCAAACGGCGGCCGGCCAGACCAGGGTAGCGATCAGCACGCAGATGTCGGTGCGCGATCAACAGGAACTCGAGGGCGTCGTCGGACCGCTCATCAACACGGTGATCCTGCGCCTCGATGTTCCGGAAGGCAGCACCGTTGCCTCCATAATCGCGCAGTGTGGCGCCAAGCTTAGCGACGCCATCGAACATCTGCACTTGCCGTTCGAAGAGATGATGCAGATGGCCGGCGAGGTTTCCGGCGTAGATCGCCCGCCGCTTTGCTCGGTGAACTTCGCCCTGCAGCAAAGCTTCGTCGGCATGGGCGACGAGGTTCGCCGCCAGGATTTCGCCGCGACGACCTCGCCCTCGTTCAACGCGGGCGCGCTCTACGATCTCAACTTCTTTATGGTGCGGCGCCCGGATGGCTGGCGCATCTCCTGCGAAGGCGACACGGACCTCTACGACGTCGAGACGATCGACCGTCATCTGGCGAAGTGGCGTGAGGTGCTGGAAACCGTTGAAATCGTCACGCAGCGCTCGCCAGCACCCGCACCCGCGAAAGAGACGGTGAAACTCACGGCAGGCGTCGGCGCCAGCGGTTTCATGAGTCAGGCCGAGATCGAGGCAAAAGTGCGCAACATCGTGCGCTTCAACGAGAACGCGCCGGGCACGCCGATCATCGTGCTCAACAACACGGCCGTATTCTACGAACTGGCCCGGCAGATTGGCACCGACCGGCCCATCATCGACATTCCGATGGTGCCCGAAGGGCCGCCGCGCGAGTTCCCGCCGCGGGCCTTCCAGGATATCGCCGCGGACGCCGTACGCCTGATCAGGCTGGCCCGGCCAACAGGTCCCTACATCCTCATGGGACATTGCGTGCTGGGTTCGCTATCGCTGGAGGCGGCCCATCAGCTGCGGCGCGAGGGCGAAACGGTGGAGCTCGTCGTTCTCAACGATTCATGGTGCCCGGGTTATCGCGAGTCGATGCCCTGGTACGATCAGAAATTGCGCAAGATGCAGGTGCGTGCGGACAACATTCCGCGCGACTTCCGCAAGGCCATGCGCGGCGAAACCTCCATGGTCACCTTCCTCAAGCAGTATCGGATCGTGCGCTGGCTCGGCATCGCGGACCTTGCTCTCAGGCTCGGCCTCATCAAGGGTAATGCGTCGGAGCATATGGTTTCTGAGAATCGCTGGTACATCGAGTATTTGCTGGCTCAGCAGGCCCGCTACCGTCCGGCACCCTATGACGGCGACGTCCAGATCTTCCGCAGTGGTCAGGTGCTCAAAGGGCGTCTGTTCGCGTGGGACCTGGGATGGCAACCGGTGGTCGGGAACAGGCTGGTCGTCACCGAGGTGCCGGGCATGCACGATCAGATTTTCCGCCCCGCCGGCTCTGCGGTGATCGGCAAGCAATTGCGTGAACGCCTGGGCGGAATCGGAGCGAACAGGGTTGCAGCCAGTTCGGGTGAGCAGGACGCCCCGGCAGCATTGCTGAGCCGTGCCGAGGCCTAG